A region of the Nitrospirota bacterium genome:
ATTATCGATCCTCTCGGTGCCGAATGTGTCAACGAGTATAGAGACTGGCTCAGGAATACCTATTGCATATGCAATCTGCACCTCAACCTTGTCTGCAAGTCCTCCTGCTACAATGTTTTTTGCAACATACCTTGACATATATGCGCCTGAGCGGTCAACCTTTGTAGGGTCTTTACCTGAGAAGCATCCGCCTCCATGACTGCCAACACCGCCATAGCTGTCAACTATAATCTTTCTTCCTGTAAGCCCTGTGTCGCCCATTGGCCCGCCTACGACAAATCTGCCCGTAGGGTTTATATAATATTTTATATTCTCTTCATCGAGAAGCTCCTTTGGGACAATAGGCTTAATGACCTTCTCTATGATGTCTTCTTTCATCTCCTTAAGGGTTATATCAGGGCTATGCTGTGAGGACACAACTATCGTATCGACCCTAAAGGGGATACCGTCCCGATATTCGATAGTGACCTGTGTCTTTCCATCAGGTCTCAGATAGCCTAATATGTCTTTCTTTCTTACCTCTGAAAGTCTCATTGCAATCTTATGGGCAAGCATGATAGGCAGGGGCATTAGCTCAGGGGTTTCATTACAGGCATAGCCAAACATAAGTCCCTGGTCTCCTGCGCCTCCAACATCAACGCCTAAGGCAATGTCAGAGGACTGCTCATGTATGGATGTAATCACTGCACAGGTCTCATAGTCAAAGCCGTATTTAGCCCTCGTATAGCCAATGTCCTTTATGGTCTCCCTTACT
Encoded here:
- a CDS encoding methionine adenosyltransferase — encoded protein: MAGKNFYFTSESVTEGHPDKIADQISDAVLDAIIARDPYGRVACETIVTTGLAFVAGEITTNCYVEIPSIVRETIKDIGYTRAKYGFDYETCAVITSIHEQSSDIALGVDVGGAGDQGLMFGYACNETPELMPLPIMLAHKIAMRLSEVRKKDILGYLRPDGKTQVTIEYRDGIPFRVDTIVVSSQHSPDITLKEMKEDIIEKVIKPIVPKELLDEENIKYYINPTGRFVVGGPMGDTGLTGRKIIVDSYGGVGSHGGGCFSGKDPTKVDRSGAYMSRYVAKNIVAGGLADKVEVQIAYAIGIPEPVSILVDTFGTERIDNAEIVSRIRKNFSFVPKDMIESLNLRRPIFKKTAAYGHFGRNDADFTWEKTDKADALRKG